A region from the Silene latifolia isolate original U9 population chromosome 7, ASM4854445v1, whole genome shotgun sequence genome encodes:
- the LOC141591845 gene encoding pre-mRNA-processing factor 39-1-like isoform X1, translated as MGESETVVAQTSTVVGYTSDNHTEDHMNVNTSTSETAAVTTTSSVIALGSPDAVHAATDPNVVNSIVYPSSTAQDASLPSAEETGPIEVVNQSTAEGQSMSMGLNQMDVYNASANGTVTTDANGNLTSPHEVEVATATQHDDGADNALSAEEQRLWNTVKANSSDFNAWTQLIEETERMAQDVILKIRKVYDAFLAEFPLCYGYWKKYADHEARFGAIDKVVEVYERAVLGVTYSVDIWLHYCSFAISTYGDPDTIRRLFERSLDYVGTDYLSYTLWDKYIEYEYSQQDWGRLAMIYTRILENPIQQLDRYFTSFKQLAVTQPLAQLRTTDETAAVTAGAASFDSNADGQASEEVHSDAPEESSKPIHDGPMEAEELDKYIAVREELFKKAMEFDSKISGFETAIRRPYFHVRPLNDAELENWHNYLDFIERNEDFNKIVKLYERCLIACANYPEFWTRYVLCMEGSGSVDLADNALARATQVFVKRQPEMHLFAALIKEQRGDIPGARAAFQLVHTEISPGLLEAIIDHANMERRLGNMEEAFSLYEQAIAIEKGKEHSQTLPMLFAQYSRFVYLAHGNAEKARDILTQAVDHIQLSKPLLEALIHLESIQSLPKRIDYVESLVEKYLSVADNSDATNVQEKEDLSSIYLEFLDLFGDIKSIKKAKDRHVRLFSRHRSSSESRKRQADDFLSSDKAKLGKSYTEVPSTATPGGAYPATQNQWPSGYAAQPQSWPQGAQAQGQPYNPAYPQQPTYAGYYGNNYAPQQLAAAPVPQTAAYGAYPSTYPAQAYPQQTYVAPATAPAPAAPAAQQPAAPPQGYYGNYY; from the exons ATGGGTGAGAGTGAAACAGTTGTTGCTCAAACATCTACGGTTGTGGGTTATACTTCCGATAATCATACCGAAGATCACATGAACGTTAACACGAGCACTTCGGAAACTGCCGCTGTCACCACTACAAGTAGTGTCATTGCTTTGGGTTCACCTGATGCAGTACATGCGGCAACGGATCCCAATGTTGTAAACTCAATTGTTTATCCAAGTTCTACTGCACAAGACGCTTCTCTTCCTTCCGCTGAAGAGACTGGGCCAATAGAAGTTGTGAACCAGTCTACTGCAGAAGGTCAGAGCATGTCAATGGGTTTAAATCAGATGGATGTTTATAATGCTAGTGCAAATGGGACGGTTACTACTGATGCAAATGGGAATCTTACTTCTCCCCATGAGGTTGAAGTAGCAACAGCTACGCAACACGATGATGGTGCAG ATAATGCTTTATCTGCTGAAGAACAACGTCTGTGGAACACAGTAAAAGCAAATTCATCAGATTTTAATGCATGGACTCAGCTAATTGAAGAGACAGAAAGGATGGCGCAG GACGTTATATTGAAGATCAGAAAGGTTTATGATGCCTTTTTAGCTGAATTTCCCTTGTGTTATGGTTATTGGAAGAAGTATGCTGATCATGAAGCACGTTTTGGAGCTATTGATAAAGTTGTGGAGGTGTATGAACGAGCAGTTCTGGGAGTCACATATTCAGTGGACATCTGGTTGCACTATTGCTCGTTTGCTATTAGCACATACGGGGATCCTGATACTATAAGAAG GTTATTTGAGCGGTCATTGGATTACGTTGGAACAGATTACCTATCGTACACTCTTTGGGACAAGTACATTGAGTATGAGTATTCACAACAGGATTGGGGACGTCTCGCTATGATATATACTAGGATCTTGGAGAACCCAATTCAGCAGCTGGACCGATATTTTACTAG CTTCAAGCAATTAGCTGTAACCCAACCTTTGGCACAACTGAGGACGACTGATGAAACAGCAGCAGTGACAGCAGGTGCAGCTTCTTTCGATTCTAATGCAGACGGTCAAGCATCCGAAGAGGTTCATTCCGATGCACCGGAAGAATCTTCTAAACCCATACATGATGGCCCAATGGAAGCAGAGGAATTGGATAAGTATATCGCAGTTAGGGAAGAGTTGTTTAAGAAAGCTATGGAGTTTGATTCTAAGATAAGTGGTTTTGAAACAGCTATTAGAAGGCCATACTTTCACGTCCGACCTTTGAATGATGCTGAGCTAGAAAACTGGCATAACTATCTGGATTTCATCGAGAGAAATGAAGACTTCAACAAG ATTGTCAAGCTGTATGAAAGATGTCTTATAGCATGTGCAAACTATCCCGAGTTTTGGACAAGATACGTTCTATGCATGGAAGGAAGTGGCAGTGTTGATCTTGCAGACAATGCTCTTGCTCGTGCTACACAAGTATTCGTTAAG AGGCAACCTGAGATGCATCTTTTTGCTGCTCTGATAAAAGAGCAGCGTGGTGACATACCTGGTGCTCGAGCTGCCTTTCAACTGGTGCATACTGAGATTTCTCCTGGGCTTTTGGAGGCCATCATTGATCATGCAAATATGGAAAGGCGGCTG GGAAATATGGAGGAAGCATTTTCTTTATATGAGCAAGCAATTGCCATTGAGAAAGGGAAAGAACATTCACAAACTTTACCAATGCTATTTGCTCAGTACTCTCGATTTGTATATTTG GCACATGGAAATGCTGAGAAAGCTCGGGATATTCTTACTCAGGCAGTTGATCATATCCAACTTTCAAAGCCACTTCTGGAG GCTTTGATCCATCTAGAATCTATCCAGTCACTTCCAAAGCGAATTGATTATGTGGAGTCTTTGGTTGAAAAGTATCTTTCGGTAGCTGACAACTCTGATGCTACAAATGTGCAAGAAAAAGAGGATTTGTCAAGCATTTATTTGGAG TTTCTCGATCTTTTTGGTGACATAAAATCCATAAAGAAAGCCAAGGATCGACATGTTAGGCTGTTTTCACGCCACAGGAGCTCATCGGAGTCAAGGAAGCGTCAAGCTGATGACTTCTTATCTTCAGACAAAGCAAAGCTTGGAAAATCCTACACAGAAGTTCCATCAACTGCCACACCTGGAGGAGCGTATCCAGCAACTCAAAATCAATGGCCATCTGGCTATGCTGCGCAGCCTCAATCTTGGCCACAAGGTGCTCAGGCCCAAGGACAACCATATAATCCGGCCTATCCACAACAG CCTACATATGCGGGATACTATGGAAACAACTATGCTCCTCAACAATTGGCTGCTGCACCAGTACCTCAAACTGCTGCTTATGGTGCCTACCCTTCGACGTATCCAGCACAG GCGTACCCCCAACAAACATACGTTGCCCCAGCTACAGCACCTGCACCTGCAGCTCCAGCAGCACAGCAACCTGCTGCTCCCCCTCAAGGTTATTATGGTAATTATTATTAA
- the LOC141591845 gene encoding pre-mRNA-processing factor 39-1-like isoform X2 gives MAQDVILKIRKVYDAFLAEFPLCYGYWKKYADHEARFGAIDKVVEVYERAVLGVTYSVDIWLHYCSFAISTYGDPDTIRRLFERSLDYVGTDYLSYTLWDKYIEYEYSQQDWGRLAMIYTRILENPIQQLDRYFTSFKQLAVTQPLAQLRTTDETAAVTAGAASFDSNADGQASEEVHSDAPEESSKPIHDGPMEAEELDKYIAVREELFKKAMEFDSKISGFETAIRRPYFHVRPLNDAELENWHNYLDFIERNEDFNKIVKLYERCLIACANYPEFWTRYVLCMEGSGSVDLADNALARATQVFVKRQPEMHLFAALIKEQRGDIPGARAAFQLVHTEISPGLLEAIIDHANMERRLGNMEEAFSLYEQAIAIEKGKEHSQTLPMLFAQYSRFVYLAHGNAEKARDILTQAVDHIQLSKPLLEALIHLESIQSLPKRIDYVESLVEKYLSVADNSDATNVQEKEDLSSIYLEFLDLFGDIKSIKKAKDRHVRLFSRHRSSSESRKRQADDFLSSDKAKLGKSYTEVPSTATPGGAYPATQNQWPSGYAAQPQSWPQGAQAQGQPYNPAYPQQPTYAGYYGNNYAPQQLAAAPVPQTAAYGAYPSTYPAQAYPQQTYVAPATAPAPAAPAAQQPAAPPQGYYGNYY, from the exons ATGGCGCAG GACGTTATATTGAAGATCAGAAAGGTTTATGATGCCTTTTTAGCTGAATTTCCCTTGTGTTATGGTTATTGGAAGAAGTATGCTGATCATGAAGCACGTTTTGGAGCTATTGATAAAGTTGTGGAGGTGTATGAACGAGCAGTTCTGGGAGTCACATATTCAGTGGACATCTGGTTGCACTATTGCTCGTTTGCTATTAGCACATACGGGGATCCTGATACTATAAGAAG GTTATTTGAGCGGTCATTGGATTACGTTGGAACAGATTACCTATCGTACACTCTTTGGGACAAGTACATTGAGTATGAGTATTCACAACAGGATTGGGGACGTCTCGCTATGATATATACTAGGATCTTGGAGAACCCAATTCAGCAGCTGGACCGATATTTTACTAG CTTCAAGCAATTAGCTGTAACCCAACCTTTGGCACAACTGAGGACGACTGATGAAACAGCAGCAGTGACAGCAGGTGCAGCTTCTTTCGATTCTAATGCAGACGGTCAAGCATCCGAAGAGGTTCATTCCGATGCACCGGAAGAATCTTCTAAACCCATACATGATGGCCCAATGGAAGCAGAGGAATTGGATAAGTATATCGCAGTTAGGGAAGAGTTGTTTAAGAAAGCTATGGAGTTTGATTCTAAGATAAGTGGTTTTGAAACAGCTATTAGAAGGCCATACTTTCACGTCCGACCTTTGAATGATGCTGAGCTAGAAAACTGGCATAACTATCTGGATTTCATCGAGAGAAATGAAGACTTCAACAAG ATTGTCAAGCTGTATGAAAGATGTCTTATAGCATGTGCAAACTATCCCGAGTTTTGGACAAGATACGTTCTATGCATGGAAGGAAGTGGCAGTGTTGATCTTGCAGACAATGCTCTTGCTCGTGCTACACAAGTATTCGTTAAG AGGCAACCTGAGATGCATCTTTTTGCTGCTCTGATAAAAGAGCAGCGTGGTGACATACCTGGTGCTCGAGCTGCCTTTCAACTGGTGCATACTGAGATTTCTCCTGGGCTTTTGGAGGCCATCATTGATCATGCAAATATGGAAAGGCGGCTG GGAAATATGGAGGAAGCATTTTCTTTATATGAGCAAGCAATTGCCATTGAGAAAGGGAAAGAACATTCACAAACTTTACCAATGCTATTTGCTCAGTACTCTCGATTTGTATATTTG GCACATGGAAATGCTGAGAAAGCTCGGGATATTCTTACTCAGGCAGTTGATCATATCCAACTTTCAAAGCCACTTCTGGAG GCTTTGATCCATCTAGAATCTATCCAGTCACTTCCAAAGCGAATTGATTATGTGGAGTCTTTGGTTGAAAAGTATCTTTCGGTAGCTGACAACTCTGATGCTACAAATGTGCAAGAAAAAGAGGATTTGTCAAGCATTTATTTGGAG TTTCTCGATCTTTTTGGTGACATAAAATCCATAAAGAAAGCCAAGGATCGACATGTTAGGCTGTTTTCACGCCACAGGAGCTCATCGGAGTCAAGGAAGCGTCAAGCTGATGACTTCTTATCTTCAGACAAAGCAAAGCTTGGAAAATCCTACACAGAAGTTCCATCAACTGCCACACCTGGAGGAGCGTATCCAGCAACTCAAAATCAATGGCCATCTGGCTATGCTGCGCAGCCTCAATCTTGGCCACAAGGTGCTCAGGCCCAAGGACAACCATATAATCCGGCCTATCCACAACAG CCTACATATGCGGGATACTATGGAAACAACTATGCTCCTCAACAATTGGCTGCTGCACCAGTACCTCAAACTGCTGCTTATGGTGCCTACCCTTCGACGTATCCAGCACAG GCGTACCCCCAACAAACATACGTTGCCCCAGCTACAGCACCTGCACCTGCAGCTCCAGCAGCACAGCAACCTGCTGCTCCCCCTCAAGGTTATTATGGTAATTATTATTAA